The following nucleotide sequence is from Drosophila kikkawai strain 14028-0561.14 chromosome 2L, DkikHiC1v2, whole genome shotgun sequence.
cactgcagcagcagcagcagctacaacaacaacagcagcagcagcagctacagcagcagcagatacaacagcagcagcagcaacaatctgTTCCCTGGCGTACCCAGCGCGCACCATCAActccacaacaacaacagtcaCAGCATCCGCAGCCCATTTACAACAAtgtgcaacagcagcaacagcaacaacgatCTCGGGATGTTTTCAGCCCGGCAAGGACTGaatcaccagcagcaacaacgttcaatgcacagcagcaacattttgGCACTCAACAAAACCAATATGCCGGAGCAGCCAAGCCGGTGAGTGTGAAAATCCAAGTTCAACCAATCGAAACTGAGAAAATTACACAAGATCTTGAGGTCATTATGCGTGTTTACGTATtaatttttgtgtaatttgcatttgtcctttggctttattactcatacgccccgttgagcgacgtatgagtaatattcAATTCGTTGCTTGCAAATAGTAAATGACTCGCGGAAACgcaagatatttttaaataaaaatctataagaGACTCTTGCAAACACACTTTGGACGGAACATTGAACGCACTCACCAAGTGCAGTGGCTAAAAATAGATGAATGCAAAGGCCAAACACGAATTTTGAACTTGAGGCAATTGGCAAGAGATGAATTTGCATAGAATAAAGCATGAATTGGCAATGTGAACTCTGAATATTAAGTCTTtagtttgttttaataaataatataaattaataatataaaatatataatcctCTTTATATATAGACCAACGTTGGCTCGCTGTATATAGCTCCATTGGCACAGCCCACAGAGCCGCAGGCTCAAAGAAttctgctgcagcagcagcagcagccatcgGCCCGGGATTCGCCAATGCGGCAAttgccacagcagcagcaacagcagcagcaacagccccAACAGGGCAACCAGCCATTGGGATGGCTCAGATCGCAGCCGGCCAGCAAGGAGCAGGCACCATGGGCTCGTCCCGAAGAGAATGGCAACGTGCTGCCCTCCACTCTAAGGCAGACCACGCCGGCTCCGCAGCCCCAAGTCGCAccgccgcagccgcagccccagcagcagctttCGTATCAGCAGCCTCAGTCGTTGCAAGGCAATGGATATGGACCAACACCGATTGCTGCCCCCATTAGCCTTCAAAACTTTGGCTCGAATCCCCAGTCAGGCGGACTCCGCTTGCAGATCAATCTGAATACCAatggcagcagcatcaacaatACCAACAATCAAAGTGGTCAAAGTGGTCCAAGGGTAAGttaataaacttaatattaaatacaaataataaaatgttttttcatCTTTTTAAAGGAGCGCATCATACCAATAACTCTGGAGCAGACGCCCACCTATGCTGCAGCGCAGCCCAACTTTGGTGGTAAGTCCCTGGCGCAGCCTTTTGcatttgtgtgtgtcctgTACGATATGTGTGGCGCTTATCCTAAAAAACCTGTAGATGTTTGTGACTAAAACCCCTAGTAGATTATTCCCACCACCCAAAACCACCACTCCCACGCACTATCCGCCCCCAGAGGAATGTCTTTCCCTACGTTATCACCTCCTCCCGCCACCCAACCTGCTCTCGTCCAATAGTGTAACTCTCCAACTTCTTTATCACCGTGTGTCTATGTATACTCTTTCTTTCCTACGAAAGCGCCTGCAGGTCACATTATTCGCTCAGCTAATCAATTTGTCGATCAAGGTTATAACAATTTCCCCGCCCAAGCATCGGGCGGCCAGTGGCGTGAGCCGAGCTCCCAGCGGATCCTGTCACCGCCCAGCCAGCAAATGCCAAACACGAGTGCCCACACCAACGGCAATGCAACCAGGATAATTCCGATCGCGATCGAGGGAGGCGGTCGTGGTGGTCCAGTGTCCCAGTCACCGGTTCTGCTGCAAAAGTAAGTAGAGTCCTGCGTTTTCAGTGAGCTTCTCCTTTTTGTGCTTAGCCAACACCAAGCAATTGGCCCTGCTCTAATGCGTATTATTTTGTGCTTTCTTACAAACTAATCCAACGACTTTTAGTGgcaattacaatttatttgtgCACCAGTGTCCGCTCGAGGCGGAGGTACGCTACAGAAAGAATCGTCTCAGGTAGTACTAAGGGTAGAAGATCACAAATGCAAATGTTAAGTAATGTATATACTTCATGCCATGCACTTATCTGTGTTGTCACACTTAACTGGAGCTGAAGAGATTTATTTTAGAGATTCATCCTTAGGaggaatatattatttaaaaacaaatttttgtatAGTTCAAACAATGTTAATTTCattcatattttaatgaatCAGCTGGAATTTTCCTGGAATACCAACAATAAACAGGCGAATCTACCTAGACATCGTGTATCTATAATTTCAAAAGATCTGAAATGAGTCCTTCGAGATATTATAAGTactattgaaattaaatctgGTAGATTTCTTTACTgcataaaactaataaaaatcaatatatcgatCCTGCTCCTCAACATAAAATGTGGTTAAATGTAAGATAGATCTGTAGTTATTCTAATCTCTCATATAAAGCTTTGCCTATTtgcaaaattatgaaaaatttgGTTTTTTCATGGTCGCATAAAGCTAGTATCACAAATCAAGGCAATCATAACACCTCACACATTCGTTTGCACAATTCAAAATCGTTGTAATTTGGTTGACTTCAAACATACTCGATGGCATGCTAACCATCAACCTAACCTAACCCACGCCTATATCTACTTACAGCGATCCACGCTCACCGCCCATCCAATCGAAATCGTTTAGAATATTGCAAAAGATAACAGACACCGTGGACGATGGCATCGGGGATCAGGGCCAggatctgcagcagcagcagatgcagcCGCCTCAGGAGGCGGAATTGCAACGGCCACAGTTCGCCCGGCAGATGAGTGCCCAGCAGGCGCGGAATAGTCCGACCATCGAGCAGATGCGTCGCCTGCAAATCGCCCAggatcagcagcaacagcaacagtcgGGTACGCCACTAGCTTGGTCCCCGCAAGGTGAGATTTGAGTGGTTGCTCCTATTCCCCCCAACCTTTCCACAGATCCCTCATACTGCATCGCTACATCCGGCGGTGGGTAAGACTCGTTAGTGTGGTGAAAGTGCTTTATCCTTGGGGAGTCTCTTTGGGTGTTCGGGAATTCTactaacaacaacagctgctTTTAGCCACAACAGCACCTATTAGTTGGTAGAAACTAAACAGCTTCCTGTGTCTGTCCATTATATTCAGAGATTTCGGTGCCACTTAATTCATATCGAAATTTTGCAGCATTACTAATTATTTTAGATCCTTAAGACTGACCTTTAAGACTTACAATTGAATGCTTTTCTTGCAGGTAATGGAGGATCTGCTCAGAATCGATTCACACCACAACGTTATGGTAAGGCAACGACAGAATTAATTGAGAGAGATTCTAGCTGGAactaatgtttattttttaagataataATGAAGATATTTTAAAGACAATTTAAAACAACATTTCCCTTTCATAGATActccacaacaacagcagcagcagcaatataTACCGCCAAGCGAACAGCAAGTCCCGGAACCCAAGAAATACACTGGCAGCGCTATACCCAGTCGATCTTTTAAGATTCTACAGGCAATGACCACACCTGAAAATGCCGGTAAGTACAGTCGTGTCAAATGGACACAGTATTCCGAAAATACTTTGAAAGAGCAACTGTTTTCTGATGAACTGAAGTTTAAAGTTTTGAATCCCATGCACAACATCTTACGAAATAATCATTGCTGTATATATGGTCAGAATTCATCAGGCATCACTAACCCCAAAAATCATTTGCTCACCAAAAACCAGGTTCATTTAACACTAAATCAAGGAtcgtaatttaaaaaaataaaaaaaaccttttgaGAGATTTCACCTTTTTTGCCGAATAGTTTTCAGACAAGAGTTTGATTTAATACCCATttcttttcattattattttgatcaTGAGACTGACAAGTGATGCGAATGGAAAACACTGTTTGACCGCATGTTGACGacagttttttgtattttcttgaaGCATCCCTTCACACTCCACATTTTGAAGGCGGGGAAGTCCATTTAGCATTCCTCATGCGCCATTTACTTGTACATAGCTTGCCTGACCGTCTAACCAATCGCTGAAACAGACCATATCAGATCAGATCGAAGTTATTTCGATGCAAACACCAAACACAACATTATGTCTGCGCTCTCACCGTGTCTCtttctcttcttcttcttttatATTTGATAACCGTGTACCAAAAACCGACCTCAGACCATAAAATTCACACCGAGCTGGACTCGGGTTTGGAAAATGTTGAACTGAACGAAACCCCAAATAATAACCATAATGGAAATActgaaaacaataataataatcataataagattaacaataaaatcaataaacgtCATAGCTACACCTCAGCCACACCTACACCACCACCCACATCTACATCCAGTGCCGAGCCCACTCACTCATCCAACTCATCTCTCAACTCAGACAGTTCTTGTTCCCCGCAGGCACCGCGTTCTCAGTCGGTGCCGCCCCATTATCCCTATGCCTTTGGCTATCCGTATCCCTGGTAcatgcctcctcctccgccgccagtGAATGGCGAGGCTGCACCTTGGCCCTATCCGTACCCCTatccaccgccaccgccgccagcTCAAGCGATGGACGGTATGCCGGCAGAGGGATTTCCCCCTTATCCCTATTATTACCCCTATTATCCGCCGCCTGTGCCTCCCTATGGACAACAGCCAGGAGAGCCCCAAACTCCCTCCACTGCCTATCCCCAGTTTCATGCCATGCCTCCTTATGGCCACCCCTATCCCTATCCAGTAGCCCCTAGCTATAGCCAGAGCTCCACCGAGGAGAGCAGAGCCAGTAGTGTTTTACCGGACATAATCATCACTCCTAGTACCGATGATATGCCCTCGCAGGTAATCATGCAGCACCACATTCGCGTGCAGCCAAGGGAGCCAACCAAACGAACGCACTCCGTAGAGATCGAGGAGCTGGTCACCAAGCAGAAACCTCGGAGTGTTTGCACCAACAATAACGAGGTCATTGATGTACTGAGCCAGCGTTTAGCCAATATCAACAAGATTGCTGGCGGAAATACCCAGGCGAATCTTTCCAAGCAGTTGCAGAAAAATTATGCAGGCGAACAGTCCAAGGAGCTGGGGGACAGATCTCCTAGCGAGAATGCCTCGAACTCCGACAGCGATTCAGAGGACGACAGTACTGAGGATGAAGAGGAGGACACTCCGAAGCTGGGCGCACGTCCAGCTCCATTGCAGTCCATCAAGTCGGTGACAAACGTGCAGGTGTACAAGGGTAAAACCCTGGAGCAAAATCTGGACTCCGAGAGCAGTGGAGACGAAGACGATGAAGACGACGTAACCACAGCAGATGAAATGTTTGACGAAGAGGAACAAATCGAGGAAGAGCAGGAAGGCCTGGTGGAGGAAATGGAAGATGATTTCATAGCAGAGGAGGATCTAAGTGTCATTTACGAGGAGGAGAGCGAACTTGAACGCAGCAGCGAATATGCCAAGACAGTCATTAGAAGGGATGACTCCAGATCCACCCTGGTTGATGAGATTGACAAGGAAATTGAGGAAAACGACAATGATGAGGAGGAGTCCAATTCGGTAACGGTTCGATTGCCCCTTCGCTTCTCGTTCAGCCGAAGCTCAAATGATGAGAACATCGCCACCGTGCAAGTGGGCAGCACAACTCAGATCGAGGAGAAACGCCCGAGCATTGTGAGTTCGTTCAGTGTGGCCAAGGTGGAGagcgaggacgaggaggatgaCTGTGAGGTCAGTGTGACGATCAGCTTGTCAAACTCATCCCGCTCAAATTCGGTGGAGAAATCTACGCAACCCTATCGGACCTCTCAAGCCTATCCCGTGGAGGATATTTCCCCACCGATCAAAGCCAGCGATGAGGACGGCTCCTCCTCATTGTCATTGGGCATGCGCAACAAATTTGTGGGCGAAACAATAAGCAATAGTAGTGTGACGAATAATATTTCCCAAGCTGATAATATTAAGGAAGTTTCCAGCTCGCCAAAAGAGGAATTTGATTTCTTTGCCACGTTGATGGCCACGAAAATGCAGGCTCAAAAAATGATGGAGCAGTCCAAAAACTTCTGGAAAACACCCGATCCTAAGCCAGCAGAACAGCCAGCTGAAGCTCCAAAGCTTCGACCCAAGGAGAATGTCTCTGCCAAGCCACCTAGGCCCGTATCTAGTGACATGTCCAAGACCCAGGCATCGTTGGAGGCTGCCAAAAATAGTTTCTGGTCTACGTTTGCAACTACCTCAAAGGAAACAGAGTCCCAGGCAGAGCCCCCTGAAGAAACGACAGAAGTTGACTTTTGGGCTCAAATAGAAAAGAAGGAATCCATTAATACCGAGGAAAAGCAGTGGaccaagaaaaagaaaactgttACCTACACTCCACTGCAGAAGGAAACTGTGAATAAAGTAGAGCACTGGACTACAACCCTCAGAGCCCAAGTAGAATCAATGCCCATTTCCCAACGAGCGGAGGTGCACTTTGTGGTCGAGGAAAAACCAAATGAAATTGAGCAACccgaggaagaggaggaggaggaggacttTTGGGCATCCGTAGAACAAGCCAAAGCCAAGACTACTAAGAATGAAAACAACACAAGCTGGGAGCCGACATCATACAAATCGGAGATTCAGCCAGAACCAGAGATTGACATCTGGTCAGCTCAGAAAGATGTAAAGCCATCCCATGATCATGGCCTTGAAGAGGAAGTGGACTTCTGGTCGGACATTAAATCAACGACAAGCTCCCACGATGAAAACAAACCCAATGAGTTTGTTTACGATCCCACCAAATATCCGGAAGAGCCACGCGAAGTAGACACGGATGAAGAGATTGATTTCTGGGCTGAAATCGAGGCCAAGCGAAAACCAGGTGAagacgatgatgacgatgtGACCTTCCATAAGTCCGCCACCTTCTGGGCTCGAAAGGAACGCCAGAATTCTGTGGAGGAGACTCCCTACAAGCCAGTGGAAGTAAAGGCTTTTAGGGCCAAGTTACCCGATGAACCAGCAGTTGAGATAGATGTGTGGGCTACTCTAGAGGCTGCCCGGGGTGATGAACCCGAAATTGTTGACCCAGTGGTTGAAGAAGAAAAGGTTTTGGCTGAAAAGTTCGAGGAACTAGAACATGATACTCCTGCAGAGTCTACAGAAACAGAAGAGATCAAGGAGGAGTCCCAAAAAGAGATGGCACCGAGCAACCTAAGCCAAGTGGACACGATATCTCTGGCCTCAATGCACGAGCCAGCAACAGTCTACACGTGGGCTAACCCACCCCAGTATGATGAGGATAATGAGGATAACACCGATTTCTGGGCGGACATTGAGGAGGAACGGGCAAAGAAGGAACAATCCGAGGAGGCCGAGCAGAAACGGCAGAACTACCGACAGGCCATGGCCTTTTTCAACACCTCCATAGATGGCCAGCAGTCGCCGCCCCAACAGAGCTCCACTCCCAATCGCAGCAGTGTTATCTTGGATGTGGAAGAGCCTCAAGACGTTGATCTGGGCCCACCTGGTGACTACCAAATAGTGGGTGAAGACGGGGCCATTATGGAGGACCACACGCAATCGATTCCAGAAattgaggaggaggaggagagagGTGCTCCAACTCCCACAAACACAGAGCCACAGCTGCCAGAGCTCTATGTAGAGCCGGAATTAAAGCGTCTACCCAATGGATTACCAGACCTAGAGGTACAGAAGTTTAGCGAGACGCCAAAGATCTCAGTGCGTGATCGGATCAGTGCCTTTGAGGTGACACCTACCAAATCCGAGTCCAAGGCTTTAACCACACAATCATTGTCCGTGGACAGTGGACACGGCAAGGGCACTCTTTCGCGTAACAGCAGCACACAGCGCTCCGAGTCGGAAATCGAAGAGGATGACTCCGGCGTGACGGACATGAACCGTCAGCTGTCCGAGACGGACACTGAGTCGGAAAGCTTCCCAGAGCTGCGCAAGATGACCAGCTACCAGCGAGCAGCCACACATTCCAGACTCTTCAAGCTGCTGCAGGACGAGAACGATGTGCCGGAGGCGGGAGTCAACCCAACCGATGAGTTTCAGCTGAAGCCAAGTCGGAGAAAGATTGTTCACAATGTGTCCATTACGAGGCGACAGAATCCCGGAGCCATGAATGACGCCGAAAGCATGACGCAACGCCGGGAACGTCTCTCTTTGCCACTCCGAAAAAACACAAGCATCGATGCGGACAACCCTTCGACGCCAAATAGCCCGGCTTCACCCATTATGGGCCCCTCCGCCAAGAACCAGCGAGTGGTCAGCGATAAGCTGGTCAACGAACTCGTCCAGAGCCTTCTCCTTAAGAGCGATAGCTCGCATTTGAGGAATCTACCCATGGAACGCCTTCAGGCAGCCGCGAAGAGGGCTCTGGTAGAGGAGATGGACTCTGCGCAGGAGAACAGCTCCCTGGACAGCACGCCGGCAATAACGCCCAAGCACGACAAGGAGTACTCCGACTACTACAACAGCTGGTGCGAGGCCGGCGGCAGTGGCGATGAAGTGCTGCCCTCCAAGGCCTTCCGTGCTCTGCAGGATCCACGCCGCAGCCCCTGGACTGTGCGTTGTCCGCGGGTGCTGAGCTCCAAAACGATCAACAGAGACTTGGCCCGTGTCACAGAATCGCCGGAAATAGCCAGTGGGCGGGGCAGCAAGAGTCCGGAGTGCTTCCGTCAGAACTCACACTCACAGTCCCGGGAACGCTCAGTGAGCAGCTGGCGGAGGGTCTAGGAAATGGTAAGAGGTTACCTATTGTAAATAGTAGGGCGGGTCTTAGTCTTAGCAGGGATGTGAGGCCGATTTAGATGGTAGAAATCTCATCCGAACGATTCTAATCGATTTGGTATAGGAGAACTCTGATGATTCTATACAAGTTTTAACAACTAAACTTGGTTGCATTCGAATCGGCTCTCGCCCCCGATCTTTCTTATAATTAAGCTCCTTGAGAGTATACTTGCATTTGGCATAAGCAGTCACTGCCCACGGGAACGGGTGATACAAGAGCCAGTTGTTGCATTTCTCATCTCACCATCATTTCTATCATCTCATGAACATTGTACAATTTGAAAACCGATACACTCAACACATTAATAAACTAAATCTAATTAAAcatgtaaataaaaaccaaatgaaaCCAATGAAAAATATCGTTCATTCGTTCGTTCGTTTGTTACCTCAGCAAAGCGccacaaaaaaaccaaaaaaccaaaatcaaaaccaaattctAAAACCAAACTACTACCTGAGCATCTCAAAGTTTGTAAGATGTAACTCTCGAAATCgaactaaataataacaagcatataaaactgaaaatatatatcaaatcgCCAcagtaaacaacaaaataaaaaccaatttcATCTCAACTCAATGATTTTGTAAAACTCGTTCAAAATCCTAAGGTACCTAAAATGtgcaattttattaaaacaaaaatatccaaaaagcAATTTGAACTAATTGAATGTATTCATTATATTCCGAAAATTGTCCTCTATCTATTctatgtattaattttattttcgccGCTATTTGAGTTTAATTGTGTGCtgtattcttttttaatttgtctataaaaatatttgcgaTATAACTTACCTTCccataaactttaaaaaaggTTTGTACGCTCGCCTTCTTAAAGAAACTTGTAGCAATCTATTAACGATTTCCaattaacaatattaattaaaactatCAAAGACCTAGACTACTACATAtcgcaaatatttttattgtatttctgTAGTTCCTATCCCAAATGCTTCCCCTTCAAAAATGAGCTTGGAGAGCAAACTCCACCTTACAAGGAACAACGAATGAAGattactttttgttgtttcgaccataaacaaatacaatacatatgataataatgaaattgaaatgaattgtacaatataaatataaattgtcgAAAAGTCGTACGTTACATTAACCATTCATGAGTTTACAAAtgcatatttaaatgtttctttCTCTTATACTCAATTAACTTGTTTTATACACTCCATATGGAATAtctatttttaacaaaaattaatcgtTAACTTTAATAATGACAATGAATGGCTTTTACCccgaaaattaaattgaactgACTTGAATTGAATgtaaaaaccaacaaaaaatatacaaaaaaggtGAAGTTTTCTCTCAAAAAACGATTTGGCTGGCCTTGCACTTTCTTAGTTGCTGCttaagttttttattattattattattttttacatttcttttcgttattttcttcctttttgtATACACAAGTCTGAACCTGGACTTGAAAGTTTAGTGTTagctttatttgtttgtttctcGCAGTTAAAACCACCTTTAAATAACACTTTTCTcgatttgatattttttcaggACCTGGACAATCGGActtataattatttctcaAAGCCATAGAAATCAATTATAGCAACCCAACAACATCATCATGTAGAAAtgaaacagaaaataaatctgaatacttattttttatagttatCTATAGTCTAAGTACCAGCCACTCCAAGGATCGCCACAATCTTGCAGCTTGGGAACGAAAACAAGTTTTTAGTAAAATTTCTTTACACTAACTAACCCAGAGACCATTGTAGCTGAGAAGAGGagagtttttttgttaaacgCGATTTGATAGCAGCACTAAACATTATTAACAACATTacgaaacaaacaaacagcgAAAGCGAATATGTACTAATCCTAAAACGTTAAGACGAAGAGCAGGTGCAGTGAGGTGACAACGAAACGAAACAAGAactaaatgaataaatttatGCAAGAAACGACTATGCTTGATATGTATCCGGATAACACGAAAGCGCACACACATCAAACTCGACTAATAAGATATATTACAGATATTTGTTATTTACGAAAATCATAATTTCTTTGAACATTTTGCGTATCTTTTAtctcttattttttccatCATTATTTATTCTCCTCGTATGCATACGAATGTTTTTAAAGTGTATTTCAATATTATCATTTTAGATCtatatcaaatttattttgtgttgtattatttttttatacaataaaCATTTGTAGTAAATAaatccattttgttttaataaaagggGTCCTAGGTGTTGGTTGGGCTtaatcataaattaaaaaaaaaaaggttatgaattaaaatattaacataattatttttacagaCTTGGTTAACCGAGGTTAAAAGTAACaaataaatgatttatttgaTATTCAGTGTGGAACGGAGACATATTTATTGCGTCgttcaattttaaattcgaCATATGCGTATACATATTTATGCTTACTTCTATTAACATGCATCTAACAATGATGTATGCTTATAATGGGTTAATATACTTCATAGTTTGGACTTGCTGATCGATGTAACGCCAACAGGACAACGAACATTTAAagctatatattatattgcaTAGCCACGTTATACTAGTAGTCTGCTAAGCCTGCTAAACATTAAATGCATTCGAGTAATCATTGTTTATACAGTTTAcatgtaaatacttttaaCAATTCAGTTTCTAGTTAACTTTGAGATTCTTTTGATTTGTACAAATAACTCGTTCAATTGGAAAGAATGTATAGTTATTGTTTACAATATTGCTTGGCTAAGTGGAAGTTTTATGTCATCTAAGTTGGACTTGCTGCCTGCAGCTTCATGAGCTCCTGTACAATGCGAAACTCGTGACAGTCGGGGCACACCAGGCGACCGTTGGAACGATTCGTTCGCTGCACCTTCTCGTGACAGACAATGTGAACAAGCTTAAGATTTTTAAGTGAAAAAATTTCCAGGAAATACTCTAATACCGAGATGTCAACTACTCGTTTTTTGTGCAACAAGCAATTCCGCTGCGGCTGGCTTACAAGGTCCTCAACATTAGCCACCAGGGCAGGCAGAATTGTGCGGCAGAGTTCGATCTGATGATCCAGATTCCACACCTGAAACAATATCAGATTCTCGCGCGATGCATACGGATTTATGGTGTGCTGCATGGGGCAGCAATTGCCATTCTCCGAATAGGAACCCTGACAGTAGAAATCACCCAAGTCTGTGCACAGGGCCACCGACCACTCATCCAGTATGGAGTTCTCCTTGGTGTATTCCTTAATCACCTGACGCAGTCTCTTGCTGGGCAAAATGCTGCCCGCATCTGTCTCCTCTTCACCAagctggagctgctggagGAAGTCGTGCTTCTGCTTGCATCTCCTATCGAACATCATCGAGAAGTAGTCGCAGCCTATGAGAAGGTAACGAAACTGATCCAGCACCGAATTGATCACCTGTCGCGCCTTGGCATTTTGCCGGTACAAAGGATTGCGGGTTAGCTCCTCCTTGGCCTTGTAGTAGTAGCCGCGCACACGTGTCTGCGCCCGCATGGCCATGGCCTCTTCCTTCGAATGGAAGCGCTCTTCACCGCCCTCGAACCACTCCATATGCTCGGCCTTCAGGCTGAGGTGGGCCTTGGTGTTGTCGAGGACGCGGCGCTGCTTTTGGAGCTCGTAATCCGTGATCATGCGGCGGAATTTATCCGGATGCTTTTCGATAAACTCGTAGAAAATGTCGGCCACTTTGAGAAGTGGGGACTGCTGTCGCATCTTCTCAAACTCAAAGTCCGCATCTGGGAAGGAGCAGGCAGAGAATCAGTTAAGGATATTTAAGGATTTTATTTTGAGCATACCGGTTGTAATGACTGCATCCGGTCCAGCGGCTATGAACAGCGTCTGGGGTGGCAAGCTTTCCAAGTACTCGTCATCGGACACCTCAAAGCCATCGGACGCCAGATACAAGTGTAATTCGGATAGCTAAGGAAAGAGCAAGCGTATGAGGTGAACTACCCTTGACATGGCCCAATTAGACCAAGGGCATGGTGTTGGTTCTGGCTGTCTCGCCCAAATTCCTGGTTCAGTGGCCTTCAGAAagcgttttgtttttggccggTGCAAGGCCAGCGAAGCAACAAGTGTTCTGCCTACTCCTCAGTCAGGATGCGCAGGCATGCGCACTGGCCGCCAAGGCTGTTGGCATTGAAAGAGAGCCAAACAAACGCGGAAGCCACTGCCAGGGACGTGGCCTTGAAACTGCCAGGGCCAAGAACTTTCAGCACCAAACCAAGGGGGCATTTTTCAGACTCCGTTTTGCTGCAAACTCACCGGAAACTTGTTGTTCGCCTTGGCTAGGAGCATTCCCAGGGAATTGGCTCCGATGCCGTACTTTCTGGTTCGTTCGTTATCAGTGACCTTATAGCCACGCATAGGAGCAGCTGCTGAGTTTTCCTTGGATGTTGATGAGCCTTCGACGTCCTTGGGAGCTTGCAGTGGACAGTTGCTACtgctcttgttgtttttgctgctgcgtGTTGTCGGTGCCATGATCGTTTCTCTAATGTAGTTGAGCATCGTGGAGCTGGCGCATAATAATTTTCGCGTTTGGAGTTGTATTGGAGCCTTGAAGCAAGTTTCCTTTTCCGCGGACAAAAGCCCAAATAAACTAAGT
It contains:
- the LOC108072570 gene encoding heat shock protein DDB_G0288861 isoform X1, whose translation is MATSTLHSPAPSPSSGPVSAKNPQLKRVVYSKYRELLGSYNDKANAIIDTLPAYMVRQDRGFQLSSDLSPNGDVVKNGTDSLYGQRGGGGNGGFEAPACVQNAMMTKDKKPFTYTPGGIDLSQIRSERMAKRLARNAQSEGATGAAQQNRPAQPQSPGGAASSMGAAAMGMPFQVLPPPPPPPQPQSQLGKNGTQSAAAAPPPPPPQQPSSLAPPAGRLSAPGSPATARKSPTPQRFEPPPLGFRPEIKIPPNPMAALRKVPPPVEKNTFWKDEYVKDRSKSPLPEVAAAAAAPDAVDGPRPSAASVDSNSNNYSSNSNNYSSNYSPYTQPSLPSPKTPPLQQQQQQQLPTPPATPPQQQQQQSPQQQAARPEFRSVPMPTSPAVNVYTRQTDSPGSPFEAPQRSTESPFRYAQQPLQQQPPQQRPAAALSPLAQTPLQQQQQLQQQQQQQQLQQQQIQQQQQQQSVPWRTQRAPSTPQQQQSQHPQPIYNNVQQQQQQQRSRDVFSPARTESPAATTFNAQQQHFGTQQNQYAGAAKPTNVGSLYIAPLAQPTEPQAQRILLQQQQQPSARDSPMRQLPQQQQQQQQQPQQGNQPLGWLRSQPASKEQAPWARPEENGNVLPSTLRQTTPAPQPQVAPPQPQPQQQLSYQQPQSLQGNGYGPTPIAAPISLQNFGSNPQSGGLRLQINLNTNGSSINNTNNQSGQSGPRERIIPITLEQTPTYAAAQPNFGAPAGHIIRSANQFVDQGYNNFPAQASGGQWREPSSQRILSPPSQQMPNTSAHTNGNATRIIPIAIEGGGRGGPVSQSPVLLQNDPRSPPIQSKSFRILQKITDTVDDGIGDQGQDLQQQQMQPPQEAELQRPQFARQMSAQQARNSPTIEQMRRLQIAQDQQQQQQSGTPLAWSPQGNGGSAQNRFTPQRYDTPQQQQQQQYIPPSEQQVPEPKKYTGSAIPSRSFKILQAMTTPENAGPGQSDL
- the LOC108072570 gene encoding putative mediator of RNA polymerase II transcription subunit 26 isoform X6, which gives rise to MATSTLHSPAPSPSSGPVSAKNPQLKRVVYSKYRELLGSYNDKANAIIDTLPAYMVRQDRGFQLSSDLSPNGDVVKNGTDSLYGQRGGGGNGGFEAPACVQNAMMTKDKKPFTYTPGGIDLSQIRSERMAKRLARNAQSEGATGAAQQNRPAQPQSPGGAASSMGAAAMGMPFQVLPPPPPPPQPQSQLGPRPSAASVDSNSNNYSSNSNNYSSNYSPYTQPSLPSPKTPPLQQQQQQQLPTPPATPPQQQQQQSPQQQAARPEFRSVPMPTSPAVNVYTRQTDSPGSPFEAPQRSTESPFRYAQQPLQQQPPQQRPAAALSPLAQTPLQQQQQLQQQQQQQQLQQQQIQQQQQQQSVPWRTQRAPSTPQQQQSQHPQPIYNNVQQQQQQQRSRDVFSPARTESPAATTFNAQQQHFGTQQNQYAGAAKPTNVGSLYIAPLAQPTEPQAQRILLQQQQQPSARDSPMRQLPQQQQQQQQQPQQGNQPLGWLRSQPASKEQAPWARPEENGNVLPSTLRQTTPAPQPQVAPPQPQPQQQLSYQQPQSLQGNGYGPTPIAAPISLQNFGSNPQSGGLRLQINLNTNGSSINNTNNQSGQSGPRERIIPITLEQTPTYAAAQPNFGGYNNFPAQASGGQWREPSSQRILSPPSQQMPNTSAHTNGNATRIIPIAIEGGGRGGPVSQSPVLLQNDPRSPPIQSKSFRILQKITDTVDDGIGDQGQDLQQQQMQPPQEAELQRPQFARQMSAQQARNSPTIEQMRRLQIAQDQQQQQQSGTPLAWSPQGNGGSAQNRFTPQRYDTPQQQQQQQYIPPSEQQVPEPKKYTGSAIPSRSFKILQAMTTPENAGPGQSDL